The genome window CATTATGGAAACAATGGGTGGGAGCAAGGTAAATCCTTCTTTGCAAGAACTGAAGCATTTGAAGTATTTGGATTTGAGCATGAATAACTTCTCCCACGCCCCTGTGCCCAAAATGATCGCTTCACTAGTCCACTTGGAATATCTCAACCTATCTTATGCCATGTTCGATGGACCAATTCCACCTCAGCTGGGGAACCTCTCAAACCTACACTATCTCGACCTTCACCGATGGTATGATGATGATTTTCTACATGTTCATGATCTCGATTGGCTCTCCCGTATTCCTTCTCTAAAATATCTTGATATGAGTTTTGTCAACCTCTCCAATGCAACCAATTGGTTCTACATAATTAATTCCATTCCCGCACTTGAAGTGTTGCGTTTGAGCGATGCAGACCTGCCATGTGTTCCATCTCTTTTGCCCCCTTTTAATCTGACAATCATCGCCACGTTGGATCTGTCTTGGAATTCCAACATCACGTCTGCCATGCTAAGATGGCTTTCTAACGCCACCAGCCTCGAGTACCTCCTTCTTTCTGGCTGTGGGAGTCTCACTATCGAGTCGGTACAAGTTGCTCTAGGAGCTCTCAGTAATCTGAAGGAGTTGGATTTGTCATTCAACTTCCTTAAAGGAGAAATTCGTGAAATTCTGAACAATGTCAGTAGCAGCAGTGGCCTGAAGCACTTGGATTTGAGATCGAATCAATTATCTGGAGATATTCCTCCAGGGAGCCTTAGAGACCTGGAGTACCTGGACTTATCATGGAATTCTATTGTCAACTTACATATATTTGCTTCTCTGGGGAATCTCACAAACTTGCGGCATTTAGGGTTGTCGGCCAATTCAATCAGCGGAGAAATTCCACAAACCGTAGGAAATTTTGTCCGATTggagtacctagatttgagatggAATCAATTATCTGGAGATATTCCTCCAGGGAGCCTTAGAGACCTGGAGTACCTGGACTTATCATGGAATTCTATTGTCACTCTTCATATCTTAGCTTCTCTAGGGAATCTCACAAACTTGCGACATTTAGACTTGGGGTACAATTTGATCAGCGGAGAAATTCCACCGACCGTGGGAGATTCTGTCCGATTGGAGTACCTAGATTTGTCCAATAATGGCATCAACGGAAAAATACCACAGGCCATCGGCAACCTCAGTAACCTATTGGAATTACATTTATCAGGCAACAAAATTGTGGGATGGATACCACCGAGCATCGGCAACCTCACCAACTTGGTATACTTAGATTTATCAGTCAACAAAATTGTGGGATGGATACCACCGAGCATCGGCAACCTCACCAACTTGGTATACTTAGATTTATCATACAACAATATTGTCGGTTGGATACCACCGAGCATCGGCAACCTCACCAACTTGGTAACGTTAGATTTATCAAGGAATAATATTGTCGGTTGGATACCACCGAGCATCGGCAACCTCACCAACTTGGTACACTTAGATTTATCAATGAATAATATTAGCGGATACATTCCAGAGACTTTGGGTACTCTCATCCATATGGAGGAATTATTTTTAAGCAATAACCATATTTCTGGGCAGATACCAAAGAAGATCGGTAAACTCCACTACTTGCAAAACTTGGACATATCATATAACAACTTATCAGGTCAGATACCAACTATGTTGGGTGACCAATGCAATTTGACCGTGTTAGATTTGTCTCACAATAACATTGGTGGAGAGCTTACAAATCTATTCTATGGTTTGTCTACTTGTTCACAAGGAGCATCTATATCATTCTTAGTCCTGAAGGGTAACAATTTAACCGGGATTATTCCTTCGAGCATGGGCCAATTATCTCAGTTACATAAGGTAGACCTCTCCTCAAACTCGCTGGCAGGCAACATCACCGAGGCACACTTCTTAAATCTTACAAGCTTATCAGAATTGATAATCGCTTCCAACTCCTTGAATGTGATGCTACCAAATGATTGGCGACCCCCTTTTAGTGCCATCACTATCGATATGAGCTTTTGTCATCTCAGAGGAAAATTTCCTGAATGGTTTCAGACTCAACAACAATTGCAATGGCTTTATCTATCCGGAGTTGGAGTCTCAGGCAGCCTCCCTATTTGGTTTTCAAATTTCTCAAAAGGTTTGGAAATTCTTAACTTGAGCTCCAACTTTTTGACTGGTCAATTACCTTCTCCTCCCCAATTCATATTGGATCTCTCCAACAACTCATTTGTCGGACCTATTCCATCGAGCTTCGAAGGTGCAAGTCTCactttgttatctttgtctcataATCATATCAATGGTGATTTTCCTCCCTTCTTTTGTAATATGCACTCACTTGAAATTCTCGACCTATCTAACAATTACTTAATTGGAAAAATCCCGAATTGTCATAACTCATTTCCAATCTATCTACGATCTTTGCATTTGAATAATAACAACCTTTccggaacgattccttcatttttgaaaCACTGTAACAAATTAATTACCGTTGATTTAggtgaaaataaattatttagtaaaattCCCACATGGATAGGAAGAAACCACTCGTCATTGAAGGTTCTTCGTCTGAGGTCAAACTTATTATATGGTACTATCCCTGAGAACATAGTGGATCTCACTTCTCTTCAGGTTTTGGATCTTTCTTCCAACAATTTATTTGGTAGCCTACCATCATCTCTAGGAAATTTCAATGCCATGGTTGAGGTACAAAATGATACCAGGCCATTGCTCCAAGATAACAACTATACTTATATCGAGAGCAGCTTATTAACAACGAAAGGATCAATGGTCGATTACACAACCATTCTCTCGCTGGTGACAAGTATAGACTTGTCAAATAATCATCTCTCTGGTGAAATCCCAAAAGAACTGACCAAGCTTCTCGGATTGCGCTTCCTAAACTTGTCCAACAATCATTTGACGGGGAGGATTCCAGAAAAGATGGGTGACATGAAACAGCTTGAATCACTTGACTTATCGGTGAACAATCTCACAGGGGAGATACCTTCAAGCTTTTCTGCTATGAGTTTTCTGGCCCGTTTGAATCTGTCTTATAACAATTTATCAGGAAAAATACCCACGAGTGGTCAATTGTCGACCTTTGGCTCATGGTCATATGTGGGTAACAAAGACCTTTGCGGTACGCCACTGCCAGATTGCCCTGTTTATCAAACTCCACCTGATGCCAGAGTTAAAGATGATGAGAAGCTCGACAAATTATTGGAGTACACCAGTATTGTGGTTGGATTTGTGGTTGGCTTTTGGCTGTTTATTGGCACGCTCATCATGAAGCAGGCCATCAGATTCGCTTTCTTCCGATGGATCGACAAGGCCAACGACTGGATCTATGTCCAGTTTGCAGTAAAGCTTGCGAAGCTCAAATCCAAATGGCAAACAACGACATGAACTGCCGGTAAGTGCTAAAGTGTGTCAT of Musa acuminata AAA Group cultivar baxijiao chromosome BXJ2-3, Cavendish_Baxijiao_AAA, whole genome shotgun sequence contains these proteins:
- the LOC135586326 gene encoding receptor-like protein EIX2; translation: MAAAGSGSFQDGRIASKRLMMLVALLLVSCCLGHGFGDEDHVEVEGVGSSCMESERRALLAIKSDMYDPGDRFSSWTGKDCCGWRGVACDHTTGHVTKLDLHYSYTYDLWDISDIMETMGGSKVNPSLQELKHLKYLDLSMNNFSHAPVPKMIASLVHLEYLNLSYAMFDGPIPPQLGNLSNLHYLDLHRWYDDDFLHVHDLDWLSRIPSLKYLDMSFVNLSNATNWFYIINSIPALEVLRLSDADLPCVPSLLPPFNLTIIATLDLSWNSNITSAMLRWLSNATSLEYLLLSGCGSLTIESVQVALGALSNLKELDLSFNFLKGEIREILNNVSSSSGLKHLDLRSNQLSGDIPPGSLRDLEYLDLSWNSIVNLHIFASLGNLTNLRHLGLSANSISGEIPQTVGNFVRLEYLDLRWNQLSGDIPPGSLRDLEYLDLSWNSIVTLHILASLGNLTNLRHLDLGYNLISGEIPPTVGDSVRLEYLDLSNNGINGKIPQAIGNLSNLLELHLSGNKIVGWIPPSIGNLTNLVYLDLSVNKIVGWIPPSIGNLTNLVYLDLSYNNIVGWIPPSIGNLTNLVTLDLSRNNIVGWIPPSIGNLTNLVHLDLSMNNISGYIPETLGTLIHMEELFLSNNHISGQIPKKIGKLHYLQNLDISYNNLSGQIPTMLGDQCNLTVLDLSHNNIGGELTNLFYGLSTCSQGASISFLVLKGNNLTGIIPSSMGQLSQLHKVDLSSNSLAGNITEAHFLNLTSLSELIIASNSLNVMLPNDWRPPFSAITIDMSFCHLRGKFPEWFQTQQQLQWLYLSGVGVSGSLPIWFSNFSKGLEILNLSSNFLTGQLPSPPQFILDLSNNSFVGPIPSSFEGASLTLLSLSHNHINGDFPPFFCNMHSLEILDLSNNYLIGKIPNCHNSFPIYLRSLHLNNNNLSGTIPSFLKHCNKLITVDLGENKLFSKIPTWIGRNHSSLKVLRLRSNLLYGTIPENIVDLTSLQVLDLSSNNLFGSLPSSLGNFNAMVEVQNDTRPLLQDNNYTYIESSLLTTKGSMVDYTTILSLVTSIDLSNNHLSGEIPKELTKLLGLRFLNLSNNHLTGRIPEKMGDMKQLESLDLSVNNLTGEIPSSFSAMSFLARLNLSYNNLSGKIPTSGQLSTFGSWSYVGNKDLCGTPLPDCPVYQTPPDARVKDDEKLDKLLEYTSIVVGFVVGFWLFIGTLIMKQAIRFAFFRWIDKANDWIYVQFAVKLAKLKSKWQTTT